A region of the Channa argus isolate prfri chromosome 14, Channa argus male v1.0, whole genome shotgun sequence genome:
GTTGTGCCACTAACAAATACTGTCTATTAGtagtattttaaacattcaaaactGTGTTTACTCTTACAACAAGAGTAAACACAGTTTTCTTAGATTCCTCTCCAActgatttctcatttttaagACTGGGAAAGACAAAATAAGGTTTGTTCATCCATGTTATTGATCATGCAATGGCCAAAGTCAATGTCAAActgacatttttgacatttttgagtCGAACTAACCTGTTTGACTGTGATAAAATGGGAGATAATGATGAGATTCAATGATGACGATAAAGCTTCAGAGACAATAAACAAAGCggccaaatgtaaaaacacatacGGGGACACAAATGTGAACAGATAAAGGATAgaagagaaagaatgaaaaagatagagacaaagtgagagacGCTGGGACTAACAGGAAGGATAAATATTTAGTTATGGGACAGGAATATGTCAGACCAGATgagtaaacatcaccctctatGTTTTGTTGTCCTCTCTGTGGTTGAACATAACCCAACACAAACTaccttacttttatttttctgaataaCTGGAAGGCTCccacaatattttaatgtattatcCTGGTAGAAAATCTGAATCTACAACACATCTGCTGTGACCTGATCTTAGAGCAGCAGGGGAACTTGTGAACTGGGAAATACACAATATatagaataaattaaaataaatttcctATAATCAATGAGAGCTAAGAAAAGAACTGTATAGATCACTGAACTGATTATTGGTTTGTActgtaaaacaataattaaaatatttaatttcttccaCCCTAAGCGATGTGAATATTACTTTGTCAACAATTAATTATTGTAAACAAAAGGTGAGGAAAAATGTCGTATGTCATTCCGGGCTCTGGAAAACTTTGattgacattttaatatattttcttaattGTTTACAACACAGATTTGGACCTATTGATTTGAACCAAACCTCTACAAATTTGAATCATCTTTATATTTCTTCACAACACCATCAAATCAAAAAACCCCAAAGAATTATAAAtgatatgtaaaataaaaagcacagagagagaaacagcagcCTGTAGATCTACATAGTACACTATTTATTTAATCCAAATCAAATTGAGTCAAATGAATTCAATCAAATGGGTCCTATACTAAAACTATGGGGGGTGGGTGCTGGTGTGGCAGCTGGTGTCTGATGTGTCTAATGGGCATGTGGTCTGAAGGGAGCCATGAGAAATCACTGACCCTTGACAACACATGgagtggatgaaaaaaaaaacctacgcACACAGTGAGGACACACACTCCAGCTCTTTGTGATGAATCCAAAGTCGGCTCACAGACTTGCAGTGGGACGAACGAGGCTCTCACACAAAAGAATACAATGGTGGGctgcggggggtgggggggctgttGTGTTTGGAAACGGGGGAAGTAACTAGTGATGAATGTCTGTAAAAGTGTTCCTATGAACTCCACTTCAACTAGGTTTATTGGCCCTGTCACTATGTCTCATCATATCAATGTATTTTCCTAGAATTTATATGATGCAAGTTTGCCTCTTAAATGTGGTGTAATCATTTAAATCAATGGCTGCTGTAGAACATGGTCCAAACGATAACTTCAATTGGTGGAAGTCATGCATTCAACCCcctgtctatctgtctatctgtctgtcttcaACTGCTGTGTGATGAGAAAACTCATGTGCAGCATCTCTGACATGGTTGTGCTGCCATGGGCCTGACTGTCCTCTCCCTCCCTGCTTACCTCTCCGCCGTGGCCGTCAAATATCCCGAATATGGACGGGTGGCTCTTGTTGGTGATGTCGGTGAGCACCTCGAAGCGGTCCTCCATGTGATCTCTCCTCCCCTGTATGGAGTACACGGCTACATTGTTATTCTTGAACTCCCAGGTTTTCGAGAACTCTGCATCCAGGACACTGAGGCCTCCCAGACGGTCATTCTGCATCATCTCCGCAACTTTACCCTTCACCATCTTCACGGCATCCCGGCTGGACTTGACGATGGTTTTCACCTCGTCCGTGTGGAAGAAATAACTCCACAGCGCCAGACTGatacacagcaaaaacaatgtctcTGGCCTGAGAAGAAAATAACGCATGATCCGACCCAGAAGAGACAAGAGCGTCATTGTGTCTCCTATCATCACACGCAACCAAACTGCGGTCTGTCTCCCCCCCCCTTTAGTACAATTCACTCCATCCGCTCGGTGGAACTATGAAAAAAATGATGTACTACCACGATGACTGACAAAGACTGGGTTTCAGCATTTACAGAGCTCCACAGAGGCCTGTCTCTGCGCATTTACGCACTGTGTGCGGTTAGCTGCCAGACACCGGACGGAGAAGCGGAGGACAAAAGCGTACAGGTCACCGTCATTGACTCGGTTCTTGGTCCTATCCTCGTCTCTCTAAAGAGCTGAAAGAAGATTCGCCGAGCTGAACTGATCTCCTACTGTCCATTGTAAAATTAGGGATTTTACaatgagagagagatagagacatGAGAGTCGGGGTTTGACAGTCGACGACGTGACTCGGGGGTGTCCTGCTTTTCCGCCGCTGACCCCGTTTCTTCTATCGGTTGATATGTGTCTGTTCAATCTCTGCACCAACATAACAGTTTTCACAGACACGCTTCCATTTCTGAGTTACGTCAATAAGCCAAGGTAGAGTCCGAATAAAGTCAGCGGCTGTCgtattaaagcaaaaacattagaGCAAGCTCCAGCCTGACAAACAATAGAGGGTTTCAACAttagagctttattttgaaagtctttACCGGAAGTGCGTTTTCACAGCTCTCAACCTGACTGTGGCTCCTTCTTCAAATGAAGTCGGCGCTGACATGAGTGCGCAGCCGCAAACGCATAGGAGCATGTAGAAGCCAAACAAATAGGAGGTCGCTGCGGAATCgaatgatgatgtcatcttgtggTATAACATTAGATCCCGTTTTCACTTCACCCGTATGTGTTGTCTCCGGATAATCATCGACAGATTTAACGTGCTGGTGACTTTatgaacatttgaaaatgaatcagtgatagaatagaataaaaccTACATCTGTAGAGACACATTCCTAATTGCAACAAGCATTAATAAGCTAATAAGTGCATGAAATAATTGTAGGGCTAATTACAAATTAGGTTTTTGGCCACTGCTGTGTGTGAAAATGGGCCTATTTTCACCGAAACGCTGTAAACACTACCACCTAGTGTCTAACTGGATTAATGTACCTTTGGTAGTCTGAGAAAAGTGTCATTGAGATTAACAAATGATCACAAATTGCTTATACAACAACACATGTCAATGACAgcatcacacacagacacaaacacacacatttaatcagtgaaaattattttaaagcactGTTTTCATACATTAAAGTACTTTCTTACTTACTACTTGTGTGCGCTCTTGTTTTACAGTTTAACTGCTAGTAGCAAATCTCAAATTGTCATTTCAGCAAATGACTCAAATGTTACTTGTTCATAGCACAGATTAACATTTAAAGAGATATTCAGGATATTTCTTCTGCTGGCGAATATTATTGATATTCCTGgagatttgtttatttatttattttttagtcatTGGGTCCACGTCAGGTTTATGTGGATTATTATCAACCAGCCAGGAAGGATTCAGAGTTTATGTCAGAGGTTGAAATCACATCCAACACACATTCTGGGACATGAGAAGCTTGGTTCATGAGGTTTACTGGGCTCCTTGGGTTTGTGAGATCAAGAACATGAACTGCTGGATCAATGTTGCCTCGCCGGCTGTTTTGAGACTTTGATCCGTCTCCCACCTGGTTTCAGGTGGTCCATTTTCTGCTCTGAGGTAGTGCCAAACCGTGTGACCATTACGAGGTATTGGACTCAGTAACCTCATATGGCGCATTGTTCATTACAGACAATGTGTCTGTGCTGTATGTGTATACAAACagtatgtgtatatacacatgTTCTTGAATATGTGTTTGTAACTTTATATTTTCTCCAGTTTGTGTTAAAGCAAGTGTGTGTGGACAATAACCTTAGCAGTTTGCAAACTCTTGGGCCCTGGAATCATATCCCCTGTCTCAAAGAATAAAGTCCTACCTTGTTTGCAACTTGCTTTTTTCATATCCCTCAGGAGTCACATAATCTTTTTTTGCCAACCCACCTACCTCCTAATAACGTCTGGTGTTTTCTGTCCCTTGTTCTCACATTGGCTTCATGGTGCAGGAGTTGTACTGCTCAGGGTGATATAAAGAAGGAGGCAGCCTCTATCCATCACTGCTTCAAGAGGAAGGAGTGAAGACACTGGTGATCAGCAGGtaaaattgaatttattgttatattatacAGCACAAacgctgcattttgtctgtatttCTAACCTGGACTCTTGTCCCGATGGATACTTTTGTCAATCCCACAGTATGCCGTCCATTCGTCTGGTGTTCCTCACCACCCTCTTTGTGGTCCTGATGGCCGTGCTTGCCTCCAGTGCCAGGACTACACGCTGGCCCAAACCTCAGAGCACCAAGAAGCCCCCTCGAGCTGGGAGCAGtggtgggggtggaggtggaggattCAGACGGACCACCACCACTACCCCATCCCCTTCCAGTAGCCTGCAGGTAGATGAGACGACTGAAATTATGCTGGATGCCTACTCCCTGTCCCCTACAGACAGCACCACCTATTCCATCAACTCTTACTCCACTGAATTCCACCCTGATGCCATACCACCTCCTGAGAACACCCAAGGAAATTATTCTCTTGACTATAATGAATGCTTCTTCAACTTCTGTGAGTGCTGTCCACCTGAGAGAGGCCCTGTCGGACCCATGGGAGAAAGAGGGCCACCAGGAGAACAAGGAGAGAAGGGCCCTCCAGGTAgaaaggatttttgttttttggagagTCACTTTTTATATGCCAGATCTTTCTACcaaccttttttctgttttttaggtCTGCCAGGAGAGAAGGGAGAAGCAGGGTTCAGAGGACCTCCAGGACCAGCAGGACTGCCTGGAGCCAATGGACTCAATGGTGACATAGGTACAACGGGGCGTAACAGCAGGAGAGTTCTTAAATGTCTCTCcgtttccctctctttttccctctctccttttttgcAAAATCATGCTTTTTACAAGTATTTTGTGGACATCATTTTGTACGCTTTACTCTTCAAACATACCACAGGTGAAAAAGGTGTTCAGGGACCTGTGGGTCTACCTGGTGCTCCTGGGATCCCAGGAAAGCCAGGAGAAAAAGGTGCGTAGTTTTTAATGAGAAAATCATTCATTCAAGATATATTAGATAAACTATTTTAATCAAACCAAGcataaaaatgcacattcatATTAGAAAATCAAAGCCTTCTAAAGCACGTCTTCTTGTATAAATATAATCTCTCCACATAATGAAGGTGATCCAGGGCCCAAAGGAGAGAAAGGTGAACGTGGCATCAGTGGTTTGAAAGGGGAcccaggagaaagaggagagccTGGCCTGAATGGAACTAATGGCAGCACTGGGCAACAGGGGCCAGTGGGTCCCCCAGGCATAGCTGGGGCAAAAGGTCAGAAAGGTGAACAGGGACTTATAGGTGAAGGTTTACCAGGTGAGAAAGGTGACATGGGTGAGCGTGGCCCCCCTGGTCCAAGAGGTGAAATGGGCCCCCCAGGGCTGAATGGAACTGATGGTGctaagggagagagaggggaacaAGGACCTCCAGGAGTGAAGGGGGATACTGGTGCCAGAGGACCCCTAGGACCTCTAGGTGTCAGGGGAATTCCAGGGCTTAAGGGGGAGAAAGGACTTAAAGGTGTCCGTGGGCCTCGCGGCCCTAAAGGCGCCCAAGGCGAGAGTGTGGAGCAGGTTCGCTCTGCCTTCAGTGTGGGTCTGTTCCCCAGCAGATCCTTCCCTCCACCTGGCCTGCCTGTGAAGTTTGATAAAGTCTTTTACAATGGGGAAGGGCACTGGGACCCAGCACTCAACAAGTTCAATGTTACCTACCCAGGGGTCTACTTATTCAGTTACCACATTACTGTACGCAACCGGCCTGTGCGTGCTGCCCTGGTGGTTAATGGGTTACGAAAGCTGCGGACACGGGATTCCCTGTATGGCCAGGACATTGATCAGGCATCCAACCTCGCACTGCTACAGCTGGTTGAAGGTGACCAGGTGTGGCTGGAGACACTGAGAGACTGGAATGGAATTTACTCCAGCAGTGAAGATGACAGCACCTTCTCTGGTTTCCTGCTTTATCCAGACCCTAAGATCAAACCTACTGCTTTAGAAAACCTCTGACTGCAACCTTTTGATGTGAATCATACTAACATCTTGTAGCCTCTACTATTGCACTGACCTGTCATATCATTGTGATTCGGCCAAACCCTGCTGCATCAATATCTGATAACTGCTGCCATGCTAATTAAACCAAATGCTTTGCTTACCTTGCTAAATTTGTAGATGAGATGTGCAAGACTTCAGTTCTTTTTAACGATGCATTAAAACAACTCTGCTTGAAGTGATTGACCCttgacttgtatttatttagaataaaaGTTCAAAGCAATTAGCTAATTCAATGAGAATAGATTAGCTCTGTGTCAGcgtctgtttctctctgtgttggccgtGACATACACTGGCACCCTGTCCAGGGAGTACCCTACCTCacacctaatgacagctgggataggtccCAGCCCCCCGTGAACCTGACAAGGTCCGTAaacagttaagataatggatggatgaatgaatagAAAATTTAATGGATTCATGAATGAACCAAATGATGTATAATTTCATTTGGCACCCACTAGAGGGCGTAAGGTGCTCACGTTTTGTAAAGAAACAAAGGGGgtaataaaatatgcaaatatcaAACTAAAAAAGTTGCACATGAACAATAAAAAGCTGATATTTCCATCATAAAGATGAAATATATTCTATAAATCAAAAGTATAAATGCATGCAAATCAAGGCCTACCATGTCCATTCGCTGACTGCAAGACAACAAGAGAAGAATGGTTAACCTTTCATCCAGATATCATTCACACAGATGGAAGGTAAAGCTTCTTGTGGACTCTCATGCATCTCTACCAACTTTCACTTCTCATTTACCGCAGCTCAGTTTCTATTAACATTGCTGAATCTGTTTGAGTAAGTGACCATGCTCTGCAGTGGCGACAGTAGGAGATCCTTGATATTTTTCCTAATTATCAGCAAAGATTAATGCAGCAGTGATGGTGACTCAGATCCATGGGAGCCACAGCAGACCGATGTAggtataaacaaacaaacaaacaaacaaatcaacagATTAGTTGCCTTAGGATAGAACAGTGGGGATAACTGTCTGCAGCAAACAGCAATAAATGCTCCAGAAAATCTACTCTTCTGAATCTACTGTACAATGATAAATAGCACAGCTCTTTACAAAAGCTTCATCTCATTAGACTCTCAAGACTTCTCAccagattaaaaatgaaaataacaaattttcCTGTACAGAACAACAATCCCTCTAACGATAAAttgcatgtaatatttaatttcactgaGAGCTTACATTAAGACATTTTTCGGTTGTGAGATATTTGATAAATGAGGACGTTACATTACCTTATATTATGACCTTATTTTTAAAAGGGTTTTAATTGAATAGTGTTACAATTTTTACATAGAGCTCAGGGACAGTTTCTCTCTAAACTCCCACTGATATCAAACAAACATGATTGACTAATTTTGCTGGAAATGCTTGGTAGTTGACAtagaaaaactttattttatcttataAGAGATTAATCCTAACGAAGACAGCTTAATTAGAAAGACAGCTTCTGACATTATTATTGTCAAATACTGAGCAGTTTGGAGTATCGACAAATTAGTTTCCCTTTTATATTTGGTTACCTTCTTCTCTATTACCTTATTTCACAGAAAGTAAGATCTTTGGTCACATCAGATTGTCCCGTTTACAGGTACGGTGTTCAGCCGGCTTTTTAAAGCAGAGATGCTTAAAATGCACGACTGATGAATGAACCAGAAAATCAGAATGACTAAATCTTGATTgctagtttatttatttttgtgtgtgttgtgtttcccATCACTGTACTTTCACTTTATGATGTTTGAAGTTGATACACTATGACCATACATTTTTCAGCTGCGtcacacactgtattttaaaattggcTTGAAATTGAACAGAAGCAATAAATTGGACTTACGTATAGACTTGCATGATGTTGTTTATTCTGCAAGACATTTCCTGAGCAAGAAATGTTGGAGAATGAATGATTtatgaaagaataattttaaaagcatatatatatatagagagagagagaaattaaaaatgtttattttaggatttattacagtacagtttaaaatatgattaCTTATTTTATAACCAGGAGGATAAGAATTTTAGGATACAGCCATTTCTCAAATGCAGAGGCTTTAAAGACTGGATAAAAACAGCATTCTGAATAAACTGAAACTTCACTTGAATTAAGggtaatttctttttcataaagaagaaaaacctgTTAAAGATGAAAGTCCAGAATGACATCTCCATCTACTGGTGAAGGACATAAATTTACCTCAAATTTAtattggtgtgtgtatgtaaaaatgCTATTTTGCTTGCTTGTTTTGAAGCctatctgtgcatgtgtgtgtgtgctgtgcatttatgtatttactaCTACTCtgtgtgaaaatataaataactacCTTGGCGGTGTGTGCAATGTAATCTGCTCCCAACAGGCTGGATTCCCACTGTGAGAAAGACAGTATATTGTTCCTGCAGCACCACAGATAACAACTCATTAGCATACTGAATCATTTGGCTCCAAGAGCCACTCTGCCACCCAGCTGCACTGagctgataaacacacacacacatacacatacagatcTATGCAgagcacacacatatacacaaacctgctttcacaaaaacagaaacatgtggacacacacacacacacacacacacacatgcactcacttACACTCATTCCCTCCCTTTCAGTCTCTCATATACGCTGGCTGTATCCTTCTCCTTTTGTGGGTCTGTGTCTTTTTGAGAGTCAGAAACACTGAAGCAGGTAAATGTTTGGCAGGTAATAAGCCAGAGAGCTCCTCAGAGAACTCCCAGCACCGTCAGAGCGGAGCACAGGAGAGGTCTCCAAACACCTGCAAGTTTCTGATGCTCTCTGGAAGCAATTATAGTTTTCAGAAATGTCCAAGAGCCGATGCTGTTGTAGCAGTGGTTCAGGTGGCAAAGTCTGTTGCATAAACTTATGGAATATGAGGAaatcagaaatgtattaaaactgcTACTACTGTACTAATTCTTTTGTATTTATCCAAAGGACACTGGCTGGTGAACGTAACTTTTCAATTGGGTTTTCAGTGGTCAGAGTGAATAACTTACAGAGAGATGGGAGCATTGATTAGTGTGGCAATTTCACAACGTGTACACACCAGTATGTAAACCACAGACTGTCAGAACCACTTTCACAATGGCAGGATATCCTGCAGGTCACTGAGCCACGTTAACCTCCACAGGAAGTTGTCACTTctaaggaggaagagaggattCCAGGGTACATTAGGGGAGTTTCATGAGGAGTCTGTGGTTTTAACTATACACTCTTCTTACATGAGGTGGGAAACAGCTGCAAAATATGCCAGTGTCTGCCTCAAGGCACACGTAAATTCCATTATGTAAGTATGAATAAGTGTATAGTAGTTATATTAGTCATGATGAAAATATTCAGCTCCCTGTACAATAAAGGAACTGAACTGAACACAATGTGCTTGAGTGAGATCAAATACGAGGCTTTTCCTCTGCATCTTTTATTCAGGGGTTTTGTATAAAATTCATCGATTTAACATAggatatatatttatagataCAACTATCTTACAACAAATGTGTCATTACCAAACGTACAATGTCCCTTTACTGAAATTGATAAAATACCATAGTTACCAAAGGTACCAATATAGGCTACTAAGTCCTGCTGAAAAAGCAGAATAACCAACAACAGTGAGGaatatttaattgtttctttttaagaaaactGCTGGTGTTGTTATGATATTAACACtgcgtgtgtatatgtgttgCACGTGTGCCTCCGTTTATGGAATGTATGCACGTGAAATGCATCAATGAAGGGATTTATTTGTGTACCTTACTAAACTACAACTGCATTACAgttaaaaaacactaaaacagaCATTCATTTCAAAAGGACTGTATGGGTCATCTCATCATTTCATATGACCCATATTTTGTACACTTTAAGAAACACTGCATGTCTTGTACCTCCACAGCAATTTCAAATAGATATATTCTCCGGCAGTGAAATTGTTTAACTGTCTGTTGCCGTATTTGGTGTAATTTTCCCATCACCAAAATGTAACAGAAGTAAATGGTACCACATTTGATGTACTAGGTTGAGTTGCTTGCTTTACATTTTGAGTTTATCTTATCTTCATTCATTTGTCCTAATTTCTTGTCTCCAAAAAGACACTTTTGCTAGTAAACCCA
Encoded here:
- the otol1a gene encoding otolin-1-A, whose protein sequence is MPSIRLVFLTTLFVVLMAVLASSARTTRWPKPQSTKKPPRAGSSGGGGGGGFRRTTTTTPSPSSSLQVDETTEIMLDAYSLSPTDSTTYSINSYSTEFHPDAIPPPENTQGNYSLDYNECFFNFCECCPPERGPVGPMGERGPPGEQGEKGPPGLPGEKGEAGFRGPPGPAGLPGANGLNGDIGEKGVQGPVGLPGAPGIPGKPGEKGDPGPKGEKGERGISGLKGDPGERGEPGLNGTNGSTGQQGPVGPPGIAGAKGQKGEQGLIGEGLPGEKGDMGERGPPGPRGEMGPPGLNGTDGAKGERGEQGPPGVKGDTGARGPLGPLGVRGIPGLKGEKGLKGVRGPRGPKGAQGESVEQVRSAFSVGLFPSRSFPPPGLPVKFDKVFYNGEGHWDPALNKFNVTYPGVYLFSYHITVRNRPVRAALVVNGLRKLRTRDSLYGQDIDQASNLALLQLVEGDQVWLETLRDWNGIYSSSEDDSTFSGFLLYPDPKIKPTALENL